A part of Candidatus Eremiobacteraceae bacterium genomic DNA contains:
- the hemW gene encoding radical SAM family heme chaperone HemW: MLHPVTSPAPRWAASIADTGTGAYVHIPFCDRICPYCDFAVVRTRQQAIERYCAALQTEIERAAKPAGGIATVYFGGGTPSALPAARIESLMERLCARFAIDPGTIEVTLEANPSRGLSDLDRWRDAGINRLSVGVQSFDDVELHRLGRDHSAAQATAFLDAARAAGFENVSLDLIAGAPGQTRSSFEASLHAAVASPVTHVSVYGLTIETGTPYASWYARNPLDFPDEELVADQLETADAILNDAGFAHYEISNFALPGYESAHNIGYWRQRDCLAFGMSAAGYESGLRYANQRDFEGYCAAMETGRPVRAYEERLSIERRIGEASMLALRTDEGIVDADFARRFGIDSASVFRAARKKCSAAGLLEDDGARARLTGRGRLLANSVCAEFLSPDLSRNEPT, translated from the coding sequence ATGCTTCATCCCGTAACGTCACCGGCGCCGCGCTGGGCCGCTTCGATTGCCGACACCGGCACCGGCGCGTACGTGCATATCCCGTTTTGCGACCGCATCTGTCCCTATTGCGACTTCGCGGTCGTCCGCACGCGCCAACAAGCTATCGAGCGCTACTGCGCGGCGCTGCAAACCGAGATCGAGCGCGCCGCAAAACCGGCGGGCGGCATCGCGACGGTCTACTTCGGCGGCGGCACCCCTTCGGCGCTGCCCGCTGCGCGGATCGAAAGTTTGATGGAGCGCCTATGCGCGAGGTTCGCCATCGATCCTGGCACGATCGAAGTCACGCTCGAGGCGAATCCCTCGCGCGGTCTTTCGGACCTCGACCGCTGGCGCGATGCAGGCATCAATCGCTTGTCGGTGGGCGTGCAGTCGTTTGACGATGTCGAGCTTCATCGATTGGGCCGAGATCATTCGGCCGCGCAAGCGACGGCATTCCTCGACGCGGCGCGTGCCGCCGGATTCGAAAACGTCAGCCTCGATCTGATCGCCGGCGCGCCCGGACAGACTCGCTCGTCGTTCGAGGCGTCGCTTCACGCCGCCGTCGCAAGTCCGGTGACGCACGTCTCCGTCTACGGCCTCACCATCGAAACAGGTACGCCGTATGCGTCGTGGTACGCGCGCAACCCGCTGGACTTTCCCGATGAGGAACTCGTGGCCGATCAGCTCGAGACCGCGGACGCGATTTTGAATGATGCGGGATTCGCGCACTACGAGATCTCCAATTTCGCGCTGCCGGGTTACGAGAGCGCGCACAACATCGGCTATTGGCGGCAACGTGATTGTCTCGCGTTCGGCATGTCCGCCGCCGGTTACGAAAGTGGGCTGCGGTACGCGAATCAGCGCGATTTCGAGGGTTATTGCGCGGCGATGGAAACGGGCCGGCCGGTGCGCGCGTATGAGGAGCGTTTATCTATCGAACGGCGAATCGGCGAAGCATCGATGCTGGCATTGCGGACCGACGAAGGAATCGTCGACGCGGACTTCGCGCGCCGCTTCGGGATCGATTCGGCGTCGGTCTTTCGCGCGGCCCGGAAAAAATGCTCGGCGGCCGGGTTGCTCGAAGACGATGGCGCACGCGCGCGTCTCACCGGCAGAGGCCGATTGCTTGCCAACTCCGTCTGCGCCGAATTCCTCTCCCCCGATCTCTCTCGAAACGAGCCAACGTGA
- a CDS encoding DegV family protein, whose amino-acid sequence MSERFAIVTDSAADMGALAQANGVDVVPLTIRFGNQEYRDGVDLSSTEFYAKLETSPQPPITAQPAPAAFVETYRRLLDAGAERILSLHISAALSGTFNAASIGASMVDARRISVIDTRCVSAGIAMLAIDARHRFTEGASFDDVEKAIRADLPHVQLFATVPSLTYLARGGRIGGVRGLVGNVLKIVPILTLKDGAVSEHTKVRTFTRAVDQLVQTAIDRMPDKARARIAILHSVAPELAASISERLRIATEPVSEITCDIGPTVGTHAGPGAVGVCFIP is encoded by the coding sequence ATGAGCGAGCGCTTTGCGATCGTCACCGACTCGGCCGCGGACATGGGCGCACTCGCCCAAGCAAACGGCGTCGACGTCGTGCCGCTGACCATCCGCTTTGGCAATCAGGAGTATCGCGACGGCGTCGACCTCTCCAGCACCGAGTTCTATGCCAAATTGGAGACGAGCCCGCAGCCGCCGATCACCGCACAGCCAGCGCCGGCCGCGTTCGTCGAGACCTACCGTCGCCTGCTCGATGCCGGCGCCGAGCGCATTCTTTCGCTGCACATCTCCGCCGCGCTGTCGGGCACGTTCAACGCTGCGTCGATCGGCGCATCGATGGTGGACGCGCGGCGCATATCGGTCATCGATACGCGATGCGTTTCCGCCGGGATCGCCATGCTGGCCATCGATGCGCGACACCGCTTCACCGAAGGCGCTTCTTTCGACGACGTCGAGAAAGCGATTCGCGCGGACTTGCCGCACGTCCAACTGTTCGCGACCGTTCCAAGCCTCACATACCTCGCCCGCGGCGGCCGCATCGGCGGCGTTCGAGGACTAGTGGGAAACGTCTTGAAAATCGTGCCGATACTCACGCTGAAAGACGGTGCCGTGAGCGAGCACACCAAAGTGCGCACGTTCACGCGCGCGGTGGATCAACTCGTGCAGACGGCCATAGACCGCATGCCGGACAAAGCCCGTGCACGGATCGCAATCCTGCACTCCGTCGCGCCCGAGCTTGCAGCGTCCATCAGCGAGCGGCTGCGGATCGCCACCGAGCCGGTCTCGGAAATCACTTGCGACATAGGGCCGACCGTCGGGACTCACGCCGGCCCGGGCGCGGTCGGCGTATGCTTCATCCCGTAA
- the plsX gene encoding phosphate acyltransferase PlsX → MNASDVRIAIDAMGGDLAPAEVVAGACKSAKALGFQLLLVGDEKRIAPLLAAAGAAANVRIVHASEEVSMHEAPSAALRRGGQTSMGRTIELVRDSNADAAFSAGNSGAFLAIATIRLRTLPGIARSAFATAWPAIKGPMLLLDSGANVDCKPEWLVQFALMGVAYSRGVLGVAAPKVGLLSVGEEEGKGNALTASAFPLLRAAPIDFIGNVEGGDLLLGDADVIVCDGFVGNVALKLVEATSEYIFGSVRRASKENLRARAGAALMLPALRRVRAKLDYREYGGAPLLGVRGVCLIGHGRTDSFAVESACRAALTAVRQDVLGAIADATRAAV, encoded by the coding sequence TTGAACGCTAGCGACGTTCGCATCGCGATCGACGCGATGGGAGGCGACCTCGCCCCGGCGGAGGTCGTGGCGGGCGCGTGCAAGTCGGCCAAGGCGCTGGGATTTCAACTGTTGCTGGTCGGCGACGAAAAGCGCATCGCTCCTCTGCTCGCAGCGGCGGGCGCCGCCGCTAATGTCCGTATCGTTCATGCCTCAGAGGAAGTGTCGATGCACGAAGCGCCGTCGGCCGCGCTGCGCCGCGGCGGCCAGACGTCCATGGGCCGCACCATCGAGCTCGTGCGCGACAGCAACGCCGACGCCGCCTTCTCCGCGGGCAACAGCGGAGCGTTCTTGGCGATCGCGACGATCAGACTGCGCACGCTGCCCGGCATCGCGCGATCGGCATTCGCGACCGCATGGCCCGCGATAAAGGGCCCGATGCTGCTGTTGGACTCGGGCGCCAATGTCGATTGCAAACCGGAATGGCTCGTGCAGTTCGCGTTGATGGGCGTCGCGTATTCTCGCGGCGTGCTCGGTGTGGCAGCGCCGAAAGTCGGCCTCCTCTCCGTTGGTGAAGAAGAGGGAAAGGGCAACGCCTTGACTGCTTCCGCGTTTCCATTGCTCCGGGCGGCGCCAATCGATTTCATCGGCAACGTCGAAGGCGGCGATCTTCTCTTGGGCGACGCCGACGTCATCGTCTGCGACGGCTTCGTCGGCAACGTCGCCCTCAAGCTCGTCGAGGCGACGTCGGAATACATCTTCGGCTCCGTGCGCCGCGCGTCGAAGGAGAATTTGCGCGCGCGCGCCGGCGCCGCGTTGATGCTTCCCGCCCTGCGGCGCGTCAGGGCTAAGCTCGATTATCGCGAATATGGCGGCGCGCCCTTGCTCGGCGTGCGTGGCGTCTGCCTTATCGGTCACGGCCGGACGGATTCGTTCGCCGTCGAAAGCGCGTGCCGGGCCGCGCTGACCGCCGTCCGTCAGGACGTTCTCGGCGCGATCGCCGACGCGACGAGGGCAGCCGTATGA
- a CDS encoding DAK2 domain-containing protein, whose translation MRITSCDGKTFANFVIAGTYFLRKYRSVINDLNVFPVPDGDTGTNMLFTVRSAMIEARAAHSIDLKVVAAAAAEGALMGARGNSGVIISQMFRGFARAVRHKNAIGTVDFATALGDGVHAARQALLKPVEGTILTVASAAAEAAFKAAVSEPDFNRVMLAVVVAANAALEKTPEQLAILKEAKVVDAGGQGFVYFMEGILRMLPGRATYTTAFPRKPVRAITFTNKQHVEVNRFCTEFVLTKATVGVDELRSQLMTQGDSLIVAGGEGTIRVHLHTDFPQKVAESVRELGEVSKLKIDNMEEQHNVLVVDREAKPRGIVAVVPGEGFVKIAKELGADVTVLGGATMNPSVKDLLVAVNKVLAPVVYLLPNDKNVILAANEVGRLTDRRVLVVPTRTVGDGISTLFALLNKPQDAEVAPDELAAESTVAASGSIFAAGRDAEIGGVAVKRNQLVGSLDARNGSPERLVEGSDAAGIAVALVRESGTSDAQLTTLYYGASRKLKDAEALAGAVRVAYPKMAVEVYYGGQPSSDYVVCIER comes from the coding sequence GTGCGAATCACCAGCTGCGACGGAAAGACGTTTGCCAACTTCGTCATAGCTGGCACGTATTTCCTCAGGAAGTACCGCTCGGTCATCAACGACCTGAACGTCTTCCCCGTGCCCGACGGCGATACCGGCACGAATATGCTTTTCACCGTGCGCAGCGCCATGATCGAAGCGCGCGCCGCGCACAGCATCGATCTCAAGGTCGTCGCCGCCGCTGCTGCGGAAGGCGCGCTCATGGGGGCTCGCGGCAACTCCGGCGTCATCATCTCGCAGATGTTCCGCGGCTTTGCGCGCGCGGTGCGGCACAAGAACGCCATCGGCACCGTCGACTTCGCAACCGCGCTCGGCGACGGCGTGCATGCGGCGCGACAAGCATTGCTCAAACCCGTGGAAGGCACTATCTTGACCGTGGCGTCGGCCGCGGCGGAGGCAGCCTTCAAGGCCGCCGTCTCCGAACCGGATTTCAATCGCGTCATGCTCGCGGTTGTCGTCGCCGCCAACGCAGCGCTCGAAAAGACGCCCGAACAACTCGCCATCCTCAAAGAGGCCAAAGTCGTCGACGCGGGCGGGCAAGGGTTTGTGTATTTCATGGAGGGCATTTTGCGCATGCTTCCCGGCCGCGCGACATACACGACGGCGTTCCCGCGCAAACCGGTGCGAGCGATCACGTTCACGAACAAACAGCATGTCGAGGTCAACCGCTTTTGCACCGAGTTCGTGCTGACGAAAGCCACGGTCGGCGTCGACGAGCTGCGCTCACAGCTGATGACGCAAGGCGATTCGCTCATCGTCGCGGGCGGCGAAGGCACGATCCGTGTCCATCTCCACACCGACTTTCCGCAAAAAGTTGCGGAGAGCGTGCGCGAACTGGGCGAAGTCTCCAAGCTCAAGATCGACAACATGGAAGAGCAGCATAACGTCTTGGTGGTGGACCGGGAAGCAAAGCCGCGCGGCATCGTCGCCGTCGTGCCCGGCGAGGGGTTCGTCAAGATAGCGAAGGAGCTTGGCGCCGACGTGACCGTTCTCGGCGGAGCGACCATGAATCCGTCGGTGAAAGACCTGCTCGTCGCGGTCAACAAAGTGCTGGCGCCGGTCGTCTACCTGCTTCCCAACGATAAAAACGTCATTCTCGCGGCCAACGAAGTCGGACGCCTGACCGACCGTCGCGTGTTGGTCGTGCCGACGCGGACCGTCGGGGATGGGATTTCCACGCTCTTCGCCTTGTTGAACAAACCGCAAGACGCAGAAGTCGCGCCGGACGAACTTGCGGCCGAATCCACGGTGGCTGCGAGCGGCTCCATATTCGCAGCAGGCCGTGACGCAGAGATCGGCGGCGTCGCCGTGAAAAGAAATCAGCTTGTCGGTTCTCTCGACGCGCGCAACGGAAGTCCAGAGCGGCTCGTGGAGGGTTCGGACGCGGCCGGCATCGCCGTCGCGCTCGTGCGCGAGAGCGGGACGAGCGACGCGCAGCTCACCACGCTCTACTACGGCGCGAGCCGCAAACTTAAGGATGCGGAAGCGCTGGCAGGCGCGGTGCGCGTCGCCTATCCGAAAATGGCTGTCGAAGTCTACTACGGTGGACAGCCGTCTTCCGACTACGTGGTCTGCATTGAACGCTAG
- the rpmB gene encoding 50S ribosomal protein L28, whose product MAKRCDVCGKGPASGNNVSHSMRKTRRRWLPNLQSVRVKVGGTVKTSKVCTGCLRSKKVTRAV is encoded by the coding sequence ATGGCCAAGCGATGCGACGTTTGCGGCAAAGGGCCGGCGTCCGGAAATAACGTCAGCCACTCGATGCGCAAAACGCGCCGTCGCTGGCTGCCGAACCTGCAGTCCGTCCGCGTCAAAGTCGGCGGCACGGTGAAGACCTCCAAAGTATGCACCGGCTGCTTACGATCGAAAAAGGTCACCCGCGCAGTCTAA
- the thiL gene encoding thiamine-phosphate kinase encodes MGELIAALLTEDSLVLSLKRVLGEPPRSVSAGIGDDAAAWKAPASHLSLITTDMLVDGTHFRLSGATPEDIGRKALAVNLSDIAAMGGRPAVVVLALGLTPAIDEAWLVAFYRGIAELAGASGCAVVGGDIVRSPVFTIGVTVAGDVRRTRMRLRSGAKPGDVIAFTGALGLAAAGLRVLDAGIAQTLDVRDRDAVCGAYLRPLPRLREGAFLGGSAAVHAMMDISDGISSDVARMARSSGVDAVVDLRLLEPASALRAAANALKVEPLELILHGGDDYELLLAASRRAFKHVASALKHRCGTSLSPIGRFEPGDGVVWIEDDAGRRLLEPRGYNHLG; translated from the coding sequence GTGGGCGAACTGATCGCGGCGCTGCTCACCGAAGACTCGCTCGTCTTGTCGCTCAAACGGGTGCTCGGTGAGCCCCCAAGATCCGTCAGCGCCGGCATCGGCGACGACGCAGCAGCGTGGAAAGCACCGGCTTCGCACCTAAGCTTGATCACAACCGACATGCTCGTCGATGGAACGCATTTCCGGCTTTCGGGCGCGACGCCGGAAGATATTGGACGCAAAGCCCTCGCGGTGAATCTCTCAGATATCGCGGCGATGGGCGGCCGTCCGGCCGTCGTCGTGCTCGCGCTCGGGCTCACTCCGGCGATAGACGAAGCGTGGCTCGTCGCGTTTTATCGAGGGATAGCAGAACTTGCCGGCGCATCCGGCTGCGCAGTTGTCGGCGGCGACATCGTGCGGTCACCGGTGTTCACCATCGGCGTGACCGTGGCCGGCGACGTGCGCCGCACGCGCATGCGGCTGCGGAGCGGAGCAAAGCCCGGCGACGTGATCGCCTTTACCGGTGCGCTCGGGCTCGCCGCGGCGGGATTGCGCGTATTGGATGCGGGAATCGCGCAGACGCTGGATGTTCGTGATCGCGATGCGGTGTGCGGCGCGTATCTGCGGCCGCTGCCTCGGCTACGCGAAGGCGCGTTCCTCGGCGGCAGCGCAGCCGTGCACGCGATGATGGACATTTCGGACGGCATCTCGAGCGACGTCGCGCGCATGGCGCGTTCATCCGGAGTTGACGCCGTCGTGGATCTACGATTGCTCGAGCCGGCCAGCGCATTGCGCGCGGCGGCCAACGCGCTCAAGGTCGAGCCCCTCGAGCTCATCCTGCACGGCGGCGACGACTACGAGCTGCTGCTCGCAGCTTCGCGGCGCGCGTTCAAACATGTTGCGAGTGCGTTGAAGCATCGATGCGGAACATCGCTCTCGCCTATAGGCCGCTTCGAACCGGGCGACGGCGTTGTGTGGATCGAGGACGACGCCGGCCGCCGTCTGCTGGAACCGCGCGGCTACAACCACCTGGGTTAA
- the rpe gene encoding ribulose-phosphate 3-epimerase, whose amino-acid sequence MKSSFGDARRCPKIAPSLLSADFADIRAQMAVVAEAGADYFHIDVMDGWFVPNITWGPKIIKDLRKLTPLTFDTHLMIVEPEKYVDEFIDAGANIVTVHWEATVHAHRLIQQIKSGGARAGLAVNPATSLSELDQILPYIDLLLIMSVNPGFGGQSYIPTSTAKIAAARRMIADGGYSVELEVDGGVHAENFVEVGRAGADTIVMGAGIYGTPNPGAAIKLVRELWAN is encoded by the coding sequence ATGAAGTCCAGCTTCGGTGACGCGCGCCGCTGCCCAAAGATCGCGCCATCGCTGCTGTCGGCGGATTTCGCCGACATCCGTGCGCAGATGGCGGTGGTCGCCGAGGCCGGCGCCGATTACTTCCATATCGATGTCATGGATGGATGGTTCGTCCCCAATATCACGTGGGGGCCGAAGATCATCAAAGACCTTCGCAAGCTCACGCCGCTCACGTTCGATACGCATTTGATGATCGTGGAACCCGAGAAGTACGTCGACGAGTTCATCGACGCAGGGGCGAACATCGTGACCGTGCATTGGGAAGCCACGGTGCACGCGCACCGTCTGATCCAGCAGATAAAAAGCGGCGGAGCGCGCGCAGGTCTGGCAGTCAATCCGGCCACCTCGCTCTCCGAACTCGATCAGATCCTGCCGTACATCGACCTGTTGCTCATCATGAGCGTCAACCCGGGCTTCGGCGGTCAGTCATACATTCCGACCTCCACCGCGAAGATCGCCGCCGCGCGGCGAATGATCGCGGATGGAGGCTATTCTGTCGAGCTTGAGGTCGACGGTGGCGTGCACGCGGAGAACTTCGTCGAGGTCGGGCGAGCGGGCGCAGACACGATCGTGATGGGCGCCGGCATCTATGGCACGCCAAATCCCGGCGCGGCGATCAAACTCGTCCGAGAGTTGTGGGCGAACTGA
- a CDS encoding PASTA domain-containing protein — translation MSDFGGNEPRGGRRTAKLRAERAAKSGKRPAGKRPWYFIAFWTALAVSAIIIVWLVFTWNAFTAPAGAPVTVPSLIGLQFSAAQTLAADSRVTLHVVARRSDFKAPKDRILGQLPAAGEEVREGRSVDVIVSDGVPTVKVPNVGAMSLRDATVALENAHLFAGDVQTKRQEDVTAGTVLDQKPDAFTSLPAGSRVELVVAGGRPQKYAPNFVGASASFALAAAKDAGIPLDKITQLAIAPGARPKGTVVAQDPSAGSPLLPNQRISLQVSGGAPPTPVPLEQSPAAEVSPIAGASGSPDQGSPQPTPSGALPAPEGARGMRVSVALPGSSSPAHIRVVLLDATGARTLYDQHTTGGFTLSFDVTVTGSATIDTYVDDALVNSTAL, via the coding sequence GTGAGCGATTTCGGCGGGAATGAGCCGCGAGGCGGACGTCGCACGGCGAAATTGCGCGCCGAGCGAGCCGCCAAGAGCGGAAAACGGCCGGCCGGCAAACGCCCTTGGTACTTCATCGCGTTTTGGACTGCGCTTGCGGTTTCCGCGATCATCATCGTCTGGCTCGTGTTCACATGGAACGCATTCACCGCGCCCGCCGGCGCCCCGGTCACCGTGCCGTCGTTGATCGGACTTCAGTTCTCGGCGGCGCAGACGCTCGCGGCTGATTCGCGCGTCACGCTTCACGTCGTCGCCCGGCGATCGGATTTTAAGGCACCGAAGGATCGCATCCTCGGCCAATTGCCTGCGGCGGGCGAAGAGGTGCGCGAGGGACGAAGCGTCGACGTCATCGTATCCGACGGCGTGCCGACCGTCAAAGTGCCGAATGTCGGCGCGATGTCGCTCCGCGACGCGACCGTCGCGCTCGAGAACGCGCATCTGTTTGCCGGCGACGTGCAGACGAAAAGACAGGAAGACGTCACCGCGGGAACGGTGCTCGATCAGAAGCCGGATGCGTTCACGTCGTTGCCGGCCGGATCGCGCGTCGAACTCGTCGTAGCAGGCGGCAGGCCGCAGAAATATGCGCCGAATTTCGTCGGTGCATCCGCGTCGTTCGCGCTTGCGGCTGCAAAAGACGCAGGCATACCGCTCGACAAGATCACCCAGCTTGCGATCGCGCCCGGAGCGAGACCGAAAGGCACGGTGGTCGCGCAAGATCCGTCGGCCGGCTCGCCTCTGTTGCCGAACCAGCGCATCTCCTTGCAAGTGAGCGGCGGCGCACCGCCCACGCCGGTGCCGCTGGAACAAAGTCCGGCGGCTGAAGTCAGTCCGATTGCCGGCGCCAGCGGTTCGCCCGATCAAGGTTCGCCGCAGCCCACGCCGAGCGGCGCGCTTCCGGCCCCGGAGGGCGCGCGAGGCATGCGGGTGTCGGTCGCACTGCCGGGATCGTCATCGCCCGCGCACATCCGCGTTGTCTTGCTCGATGCGACCGGCGCTCGAACGCTCTATGACCAGCACACGACCGGCGGCTTCACGCTCTCGTTCGACGTGACGGTCACCGGTTCTGCGACGATCGACACGTACGTGGACGACGCACTCGTGAACTCGACCGCGCTCTAA